Proteins found in one Hevea brasiliensis isolate MT/VB/25A 57/8 chromosome 18, ASM3005281v1, whole genome shotgun sequence genomic segment:
- the LOC110656371 gene encoding uncharacterized protein LOC110656371 isoform X1 encodes MKRKQEDNWKHESMKRKQEDNWKHESMKRNKKITDKVMTTQRKNVCVNESYDYNLEEWLIKHNTDARWSSKHHTWNLDPTKSNNKVASINWNSEWPTLDTVQLVQGVIIAVIEFHDKNGIHGYLHNHKNFLLKFGMKCYLGAYVRDIVKVFIVHDDKSEKKNSDLKEKSKDADMTELASIICHTILGKEMKELPSDWINLIDSINMLHMTDRHKNVIPMEFVKNHPALWPWQRRFMFYEECWVRAKHATTDVHTFNRKSDFIHNWVGNVVFGIKFVDWSSNIPIDTPMRRLFNDMCGRSRLRTNNGYDLLHFLRAFHHYYCDQDKSRNPIIHQTDSKDYTKEEFIEIVTTQCFPLFLVTIYKTLCIDNLFL; translated from the coding sequence gTGATGACTACTCAAAGGAAGAATGTATGTGTAAATGAGTCATACGATTATAATCTTGAAGAATGGTTGATTAAACACAACACTGATGCTAGGTGGTCAAGCAAGCACCACACATGGAATTTGGATCCTACTAAAAGTAACAACAAGGTAGCATCTATCAATTGGAACTCAGAATGGCCCACATTAGATACGGTGCAATTAGTGCAGGGCGTGATAATAGCTGTCATAGAATTTCATGATAAGAATGGGATTCATGGTTATCTTCATAATCATAAGAACTTTTTGTTGAAATTTGGAATGAAGTGCTATCTAGGTGCATATGTGAGGGACATCGTTAAAGTTTTTATCGTGCATGATGATAAGTCAGAGAAGAAAAATAGTGATTTGAAAGAGAAATCCAAAGATGCTGATATGACCGAGTTGGCTAGCATAATTTGTCATACCATACTTGGTAAAGAGATGAAAGAGTTACCTTCTGATTGGATTAACCTAATTGACAGCATTAATATGTTACACATGACTGATAGACATAAAAATGTTATTCCAATGGAATTCGTGAAGAATCATCCAGCATTGTGGCCATGGCAAAGGAGATTTATGTTTTACGAGGAATGTTGGGTTCGAGCTAAACATGCAACGACTGATGTGCACACATTTAATAGAAAAAGCGATTTCATCCACAATTGGGTTGGAAATGTTGTATTCGGTATCAAATTTGTTGATTGGTCTTCTAATATTCCTATCGATACACCGATGCGACGACTTTTTAATGATATGTGTGGGCGGTCTAGATTGAGAACAAATAATGGCTATGATCTCCTTCACTTTCTCAGGGCTTTTCATCATTACTATTGTGATCAAGATAAGTCACGAAATCCTATTATACATCAAACTGATAGCAAGGATTATACGAAGGAAGAATTTATCGAAATTGTAACAACACAGTGTTTTCCATTGTTTTTGGTGACCATATACAAAACATTATGCATAGATAATTTATTTTTGTAG